From one Methermicoccus shengliensis DSM 18856 genomic stretch:
- a CDS encoding sodium:solute symporter family protein produces the protein MNGYHLFLMGFAAYILLLVAIGLHFVRRQRDMVDFWIAGRQVGWLNVGFSAAASWLTAGAMLFVTGLFVIRGVGSMWLFVVPNVLALIVIALLTGRIKRLPTITQPELLEMRYSPLLRAPIAVFIAMMMVMFAVADFKGFSYVLSVFYGVPEVYAVLLMAVGVAIYTSLGGFRAVVWTDAIQFVLLALLALVVALFAWNVAPHPIPMATIEEKWWNPLSLGSVSAIIIMLIALLPGWITEQDTWQKVWAARDVKEARRGMLFGALLMGLVFMSLFITAMAFRMLYPVPASEPESERLYLQFILTSTPPWLLPLFALGFAAAAMSCTDTFATSGASCISRDVYQRFMHPDAPMSRMQMINRIVVVGIVACAAIISLFVDSIFDAIVMGTVIGSASVFFPLLGGIYWKRATKWGGFFAMVLGGSTQVALLLLEALMGIPLESINPLLVEHGVLLSLGVSMLSFVGISLATSPTSAINLAPFFEDVARRLSGAQHVLVSEDEYKAFLTMLEEKRLGDVVYMHYSLHLPEPIDWGALVSRLVLKAGWIAPTGEDTVYRLSGDDLLSSIQAVRGRENEIWLSVEYPVHSTRDYRREMFSAIQDIRSTLGMRGKGVE, from the coding sequence ATGAATGGTTATCACCTGTTTCTGATGGGATTTGCTGCCTACATCCTGCTGCTCGTGGCCATAGGGCTGCACTTTGTGAGAAGACAGAGGGACATGGTGGATTTCTGGATAGCGGGCAGGCAGGTCGGCTGGCTCAACGTGGGCTTTTCTGCAGCGGCCTCATGGCTCACCGCTGGGGCGATGCTGTTCGTCACTGGGCTGTTTGTGATACGCGGCGTGGGCTCGATGTGGCTCTTCGTGGTGCCCAATGTGCTCGCCCTCATCGTGATTGCCCTTCTCACCGGACGCATCAAGCGCCTTCCCACCATCACCCAGCCAGAGCTGCTGGAGATGCGCTACTCCCCCCTGCTCAGAGCTCCCATTGCCGTCTTTATAGCCATGATGATGGTGATGTTTGCAGTCGCCGACTTCAAGGGCTTCTCATACGTGCTCTCAGTGTTCTATGGCGTGCCCGAGGTATATGCAGTCCTCCTAATGGCGGTGGGCGTTGCGATATACACGTCCCTCGGCGGCTTTAGAGCAGTGGTATGGACTGATGCCATCCAGTTCGTTCTACTCGCACTTCTTGCCCTCGTGGTCGCCCTGTTTGCGTGGAATGTGGCTCCCCACCCCATCCCAATGGCAACCATTGAAGAGAAATGGTGGAATCCCCTCTCGCTTGGCAGTGTGAGTGCCATCATCATAATGCTCATCGCCCTGCTGCCCGGGTGGATTACAGAGCAGGACACATGGCAGAAGGTATGGGCTGCGAGAGATGTGAAGGAAGCAAGAAGGGGAATGCTTTTTGGCGCGCTCCTCATGGGGCTGGTGTTCATGAGCCTGTTCATCACCGCCATGGCATTCAGGATGCTGTATCCCGTGCCAGCGAGCGAGCCAGAGAGTGAGAGGCTCTACCTGCAGTTCATCCTCACCAGCACACCCCCATGGTTGCTCCCTCTGTTCGCCCTCGGGTTTGCAGCAGCAGCCATGTCGTGCACAGACACCTTTGCCACCTCTGGAGCATCGTGCATCTCGAGGGACGTGTACCAGCGATTCATGCACCCAGATGCCCCCATGTCGAGGATGCAGATGATAAACCGCATAGTCGTGGTGGGCATAGTGGCGTGTGCTGCCATAATCTCGCTCTTTGTGGACAGTATATTCGACGCCATCGTGATGGGTACGGTAATCGGCTCTGCCTCTGTGTTCTTCCCCCTGCTCGGTGGTATATACTGGAAGCGCGCCACAAAATGGGGTGGATTCTTTGCAATGGTGCTGGGTGGTAGCACGCAGGTGGCGCTGCTGCTGCTCGAAGCTCTCATGGGGATACCGCTTGAAAGCATAAACCCCCTGCTCGTGGAGCATGGGGTGCTGCTCTCACTCGGTGTGAGCATGCTCTCGTTCGTGGGCATCTCGCTGGCAACGAGTCCAACGAGTGCGATAAACCTCGCTCCCTTCTTTGAGGATGTGGCAAGGAGGCTGTCTGGCGCGCAGCACGTGCTGGTCTCTGAGGACGAGTACAAGGCATTTCTCACCATGCTCGAGGAGAAGAGGCTGGGAGACGTGGTGTACATGCATTACTCCCTGCACCTTCCAGAGCCCATAGACTGGGGCGCCCTCGTCTCCCGTCTGGTGCTCAAGGCAGGGTGGATCGCCCCCACGGGCGAGGATACGGTGTACCGTCTCAGTGGCGATGACCTGCTCTCCAGCATACAGGCGGTCAGGGGAAGGGAAAACGAGATATGGCTTTCTGTGGAGTACCCCGTGCACTCCACGCGTGATTACAGGAGAGAGATGTTCAGCGCCATCCAGGACATCAGGAGCACTCTTGGGATGAGGGGAAAGGGCGTCGAATAG
- the cobS gene encoding adenosylcobinamide-GDP ribazoletransferase produces the protein MSIYAGMSMSGFVDAFRAGFGVLSTIPVRCSDADVDALSKRMFVFVPVGVVLGALIGCAGAVAHLLPEAATPLMPLAVMYAIYFLCGLNHLDGLSDLGDGMTAHGAREKKVSAMKDTSIGVGGMGYVVMYLIALYAVLLTLVESVSPLVLAAALTVSEVCAKHTMVGVAAMGTPLHEGLGSVFVRHTGYSSLLTSLVLSVLIGALIAGMVGIIAVLAATLTSVMVVHRASAHFGGVSGDVLGASNELGRLAALLCMGVGAAVGGGAWRLL, from the coding sequence TTGAGTATCTACGCTGGGATGTCGATGAGTGGCTTTGTGGATGCCTTTCGAGCCGGCTTTGGGGTGCTCTCCACAATTCCCGTCAGGTGCTCTGATGCAGATGTGGATGCTCTATCCAAGCGCATGTTTGTGTTTGTGCCCGTGGGAGTTGTGCTCGGGGCGCTCATTGGATGTGCTGGCGCAGTGGCACATCTTCTTCCAGAGGCAGCCACGCCCCTCATGCCCCTTGCCGTGATGTACGCCATATATTTTTTGTGTGGCCTCAACCACCTCGACGGGCTCTCTGACCTTGGAGATGGGATGACTGCCCATGGGGCAAGGGAAAAGAAGGTGAGTGCCATGAAGGATACCTCCATTGGCGTGGGTGGGATGGGATACGTGGTGATGTATCTTATCGCCCTGTATGCCGTGCTGCTCACACTTGTGGAGAGTGTGAGTCCATTGGTGCTTGCAGCTGCCCTCACGGTGTCAGAGGTGTGTGCCAAGCACACCATGGTGGGCGTGGCGGCCATGGGCACGCCACTGCACGAGGGGCTCGGCTCGGTGTTCGTAAGGCACACGGGATATTCCAGTCTTCTGACATCTCTCGTGCTCAGCGTGCTCATTGGAGCCCTCATCGCGGGCATGGTGGGCATCATTGCAGTGCTTGCAGCCACGTTGACCTCGGTGATGGTGGTGCACAGGGCAAGTGCCCACTTTGGGGGGGTGAGTGGTGATGTGCTCGGGGCATCCAACGAGCTTGGAAGGCTTGCGGCACTGCTGTGCATGGGCGTTGGCGCAGCGGTGGGAGGTGGTGCATGGAGGCTCTTGTGA
- a CDS encoding NTP transferase domain-containing protein, whose amino-acid sequence MEALVMAGGLGTRLRMGEKPILVVCGKPLVQRVLDAVVASTHIHRVVVATSPNVPNTKRWIEEHYPEVHVLAAEGRGYITDMRHTVRRANMRGPFFMTMGDLPLMNTELVDLVIGKYMECGSRALSVHVPLELCRRLGIYPDTVFNYNGQLIVPSGINILDADYIEEEQEDFHFIVEREDAAMNINRPEDVVIAERLLRERGERC is encoded by the coding sequence ATGGAGGCTCTTGTGATGGCTGGGGGGCTTGGAACCCGCCTGAGGATGGGAGAAAAGCCGATACTCGTGGTGTGCGGCAAGCCCCTCGTGCAGAGGGTGCTCGATGCCGTGGTGGCGAGCACACACATCCACAGGGTGGTGGTGGCGACATCCCCCAACGTGCCCAACACCAAGCGGTGGATAGAGGAGCACTACCCAGAGGTGCACGTCTTGGCTGCGGAAGGTAGAGGCTACATCACCGATATGCGGCACACAGTCAGAAGGGCGAACATGAGGGGACCGTTCTTCATGACCATGGGAGACCTTCCCCTCATGAACACCGAGCTCGTGGACCTCGTGATAGGCAAATACATGGAGTGCGGCAGCCGAGCCCTCTCGGTGCACGTTCCGCTTGAGCTGTGCAGGAGGCTTGGCATATATCCCGACACGGTGTTCAACTACAATGGGCAGCTAATCGTGCCCAGCGGCATCAACATACTCGATGCGGATTACATCGAGGAGGAGCAGGAGGACTTTCACTTCATCGTGGAGAGGGAGGACGCTGCCATGAACATCAATCGTCCAGAGGATGTTGTGATAGCTGAGAGGTTGCTGAGGGAAAGGGGTGAGAGGTGCTGA